The sequence below is a genomic window from Desulfovibrionales bacterium.
CCATGCATAACTGACGGCTTCAGCAGATCCGGACGCAAGCACACGGATCGCAGGCACCAGCCCGATCAAACTTCCAAGTATTACGCCGCCGGAACCCAGTCTGGTTGCCATACGGGGCCGGCGTGCACCGAGCGCCGCCAGTCCACCGAGAAACATGGTGGCTATTGCCATCAAAAGCACATTCATGATGTTTGGTTTGGAGCCTTTTCAGCAGTTGTGTTTTTTGCGAAGCCGCCCTCGATTTGTGCGATAAAGGCAAATATTTCCTCGCGCGAACCTTGGGCAGCCAGCAACTCCCGGAATTGATCGTTTCGAAGGATAAAGGAAAGACGAGAGAGTACGTGCAGGTGTACCCGGACCGTTGGGCTGGCGACAGTGAAAACGGTATGGACGGGTTTGCCATCCAGAGCGCCAAAGTCAACCGGTGTTTCCAGGAAACAAAGCATGACTATGGGATGAGTTACATGAATTATCACGGGATTACGCAAGTGGGGGATGGCAATGCCGTCCCCGATGCCGGTCGATCCCAACTCCTCCCGGGCCAACAA
It includes:
- a CDS encoding PTS sugar transporter subunit IIA encodes the protein MNLMVRDAARLLKVSEKTIYRWITQGKLPAYCVNEQYRFNRVELLEWATARHINVSPEIFSEPASELPMPSLGAALQAGGIHYRISGKNREDVLLALVEHMRLPEGVDRDFLFRVLLAREELGSTGIGDGIAIPHLRNPVIIHVTHPIVMLCFLETPVDFGALDGKPVHTVFTVASPTVRVHLHVLSRLSFILRNDQFRELLAAQGSREEIFAFIAQIEGGFAKNTTAEKAPNQTS